In the Pogona vitticeps strain Pit_001003342236 chromosome 2, PviZW2.1, whole genome shotgun sequence genome, TCCAATTTGTTTCAGAGACAAATTTCTTTAAGGACGTTGGAAGAGGAATTAGAAGAAAGAGCTGATGAAAAGGTTTCCAGTATTTttttagaaaagagaaataaactaTTTTCCAAGGGAGTAagtaatgtatttctttttttcaaatttggCAGGAAATGAGCTAATTGTGAGCCTAAGAGAGCTCGTTCATCAATATTTTTACAGCCTTGGTTTTCCTCAATGATGCCTTTCCGAGAAACcagcagaaatgggaaatgtttgTTTCTTGGATGACTCcaagtcccagaatccacaaccagcatggccagcacTGGAACTGCAGGGAGTCACCTTCCAGAAAAGAAGACAATACACACCCACCTCTGGAATcctgtcattttaattttttttccttgacctCCCTGACATACAAAATCTAAGTCTCGGCCACCCCAGGAAGAGTTTTAGAAGCGCAACTGAAGCCATGAAATGACAGGTGCTAACAGCCAGAGGGAGGAACCGTGAAGAAACGAGGCCCCCTCATTTTGGAAAATGTGAAGTTTCTGGGCATCCAGGAGGAAGGCTTTCCCATCTTCCAGGGCGTCGTGTGCCGGCTGGGTCAAGTCGGCATTGCTGGAAGTCACCACGTCGAAGACACAGGACTGGAAGTAGGCGTCCTCCACCGGCAGCTTCTTCCTGCACAGCAGACGGGCCTTCTCTCTGGTGATGTTGCCGAGGCGAGGCCAGCCGTGGCTTCGAGGGATGCGTTGAGCCGCCGGGCACCCGAAGACGCACAGCTGCAGGTCTTGTTCCTCCGTGAAGGAGGAGGCCACCTCCTCGGCCATCCGGATGGAGAACGACAGGCGTCCGGCTGCTTGGCGCACGGAAATGGTGGTGCCAATGTATGCCGCTCGTATCTCCACATGTTGTCCCGGTGTGTGCTCATGGAAGGTCAAGCTGCTCCCTCCGGGCCTCTCGCCACCGTTCACTGAACCATCTATGAAAGCGGCGGGCAGGTTATCGGTTTCAGCCTGGTAGACCTTCTCGTCAATGCACTCTTCCATGTTCTTGAAGATGATGGTCAACTGGAAAGAAACAGTACATTGATAGCTCAAACTCAACAAGGCGACGGCTTTAGAAGCATGGTCAGGGGCTGAATGGCACCCCGTCTTCCAAAGCAGGAATCCCTAAGATCAGAGCTAAGGTTGCAACTGTTCACTAGTTCTGAATGTCTccttaaattccttttttttaaaaaaaggctacaGAGCAGAAGTTCAAAGATTGacagagtagaatagcttcaatttctccagatagtccactcctttctcattaacccCAGTCTTAATAACGCACTCTGAGACAGTGGgaggaaaaagaatatttttaaaatgcctttacttacagttgtgatcagatcaacagcaaactaaacaacaaaaactgacTTTCAACACATTGAAAATAAGGGAAACAGAATACTCAGCGGGGaaggtggggctctctttcaattcagaggcaggaggaaatgATCGGTGCTGGATAGACGGACAGTCACCTCAGCACAAAAAAGTCATTTTGCTGGCCGCCACTCACATGCCTAGAAATCCTCTGGTCAAGGAGTTCATCACATGACGGGCTGCATGACCAAGAGACAGCAAGTTGCAAAAGCCACCTGCCTTAAACACATAGATGTCTGCAATAAGAATTTGGCCAAAGAGCCTGGGGCTGCTCCTGGACCCccgtctaactctggaagcccaggtggacctggtggccaggggtgccttccttgagctgcagaaattgtaccacctgcggccctacctggacgagtggagtctcatgacagttacgcactggtaacatcctgcatagattactacaatgcgctctacgtggggctgcctttgaagacggtccggcaactgcaactggtccagaatcgagctgcgcggctggtgagtggtggggccgctagggcaCACAACacgccgattctgtttaaattacattggctaccagttgccgcccgggcccaattcaaagtgcttgttttgacctataaagccctaaacagcttgtgctccggatacctgaaggaccgcctccttccataggaACCTACggtagttaagatctagccagggggcccttttgaaagagccgtccctcaaggaggtaagagggatgtaGACAAAAGGCAGctacccccagactatggaacaccctcccaggGGAGATTCATCTGACGCCGACGCTGATGAcgtttcagcgccaggtcaaaaccttccctgttccaggtttttaattgaaataatatcaactctgggtcctggtggccatttttagagcattgtattttcaattgtattttgttttatctttttattgtatttaaattgttgtaagccgcccagagacctttgggtagtgtaagcagcatagacagacagacagacagacagacggacagacagatatTACAATGTTCTCTCCAACATCTCCCATCTTAATCCACCAATTTATGGAACCAAATATGACTGACTCTGACTTGCAGCAACAGCACACGAGGGTTTCATGCAGTTTCATGGAATCCTAGAAATCATGGCGTTGAAAGGAAcctctaaggccatggagtccagcccctccatgctcaaggcaggaattccaaatcaaagcagatctgaccgagggttgtctgattttctcttcaAGGCCTCCAGCTTTAGAGAGGTCTAGGGTcccattccaatacagtggtgcctctcataacgagcgcaccgtttaacgatgaatttgcatagcgattttttttagattgctaatgcgattgcattgcgatggttagatagggcgaaaatcgcattgcgatgattggtaaacGATGATCATCgcttaatccggaatggattaacgtcgctatgcggggcaccactgtactgctctaacagttaagaatttcctgatattcaacctacatctggcttcctgtcgcttgaacCCATTActacatgtcctacactctggggaTGATCGAGAATCGATTGTGCCCTTTCTGTATTCCAAGTATCctgcctcccctctgtcttcttttctcaaagctagacctgcccagttcttccagtctttcctcacagggtttggcttccagcccccagatcctccttgtggccttcctctgaacttgttccaatttgtcctTCTTGAAGagcccagaactggacatggcACTCTAGATGAGGACTCACCAGCACTGAAAAGAGGGGGATTCATACTTCCAAGACCTATCAAGCCATCTGTGATATTCCCTACTTGGAGCTCCCGGGTGGTCCCTCATGCAAGCATTAACCCCAATCAACCTGCTCTCACCAGAAGTGACTGGGAGTGCCGAGCATAATGCGAACATCTGTGTTTACCTTTCTGGTGGCTGTAGCCTTCCACGCTTTCCCTACAGGAGAATTGGTGGCCTGCACAAACAGGTACTCGTTGTCCAGGAGCGGCCAAGAGCCCTCCAACTGGCAGGTGTGGAACTCGTCCGCAAACGTCCGGACGTGCAGGTTCCCAAAAGTCGTGCAGTGCCGGAAGGCTGGGGACTGGCCGTGCTTGCGGGCGAAGCTCTTCTCGTAATCGCAGATGTCTAAGGTGGCAAAGCCCTCTGGGGTGGGCGCCAGCACCGGAGGCTGCGGCGGGGAGGTGGAACCTTCCTTGGAGCAGTTGTTCTGAATCATGAGGTCTTCGATGCCGTAGACGGCGGAGTGGTAGGCGAGGTTCCCCCGGCAGGTGCGGGCCGTCCTGTGCGTGCAGCTGGAGTAGGAGCGCAAGGCGGCACAGAAGGCTGTGCTCCCATAGGGGGCTTCCAGGTTCTCCGTGGCCGCCAGATACGCTGAGTTGCAGCGTGAGATCTTGCAGCGGGAATCAACTAGTCAATGGCCACatcaaaaaaaaaggcattgagACACAGGGGTCTGGGAGAGATGGGCCCACCCCCATCCCCCTTTTGCCCCATCTTGCGACAAACCCCTCCTTCACAGCTGCCCCCCAGTGGGTGAAGGCTGGTCCTTAGAAGCATCTCATCTGGTTTCCCCGTTAGTGGCATCCTTCAAGAGCTACATCAGTGCTTCTCCAACCTTGACCTCTCAGGGGATTTAGACTTCCCCTCCCAGAAGGCCCAGACCGGCATGCTACCAGGAGCGATTCTGGGGGTTGTTGTCCTTCAAAATATATGGAGGACCAAGATTTGCGAAGAGAGATGAGCGTCAACCCAAAAAATAACAAATTCTGGGCTGCTCCTCGTTCATGGCTACCCACGAACCACCCACAAACTCTGGGAAAACGAACTGGtttctggttcatttttttggggtccgtgctgggggggggaaagggaacctGATGCCCCACCCCTTCCCACCACCCCATTGCCTCCCTTCCAGGTCttaccacctcctcctcttccaccaccgCCCTCTTCGGAGATAGTGGCCCAGCTTCCCTCCCAGCGTGAGCGGGCACAGGAGACAGGAGGCCTGGGTCCCGGAAGAGGAGCCAGGCCAttgtctctgaagatgctggcagtggaggaggaagaggtggtggtCGGCCAAGGGAGAGCCATGCAGGCAGCCGGAAGGGGGCACGGGCCTTCCGTTTTGCCGAAGCAAAATGAAGCGCCATGCaagaaaaaagtttggtgcttcatcTCGTTTCGGCAAAACAAAACcacgaaccaaaccacaaaccagctgggtttgtggtttttttctttctgttcatcaTTTGTGCCCAGCTCTAGGTGCAAACCATCTGCCTCCAGTGAACAAACCTGAGAAAAATGCTCCCTCCCACATATGCTTCCCCATCTGCACAGGCCAGGAGTCAATATTTTGTTCCAGGTTCTCTTTGCAAGACCTTACTTGTCCTGGGAGTGAAGAGGAACTTTCAGaagtcagggagaaaaaaaatgtctctGGACCTTGGAGGGCTGCTCCCACCGTAGGGAACCCCAGGCCATTCAAACCTCACCGTCCCAATAATTCttacactttttaaaaccaataccccccccccttttcatccCCGAGTaacttaaaagaataaaaacagggaGGATAAGCAGCAAGGATGCTGAAGGTACCTCAACAC is a window encoding:
- the LOC110071098 gene encoding hemojuvelin — its product is MRGSPCSRTPSWAAAQAGLGVQILLTLLLLLLLSCRHVDSRCKISRCNSAYLAATENLEAPYGSTAFCAALRSYSSCTHRTARTCRGNLAYHSAVYGIEDLMIQNNCSKEGSTSPPQPPVLAPTPEGFATLDICDYEKSFARKHGQSPAFRHCTTFGNLHVRTFADEFHTCQLEGSWPLLDNEYLFVQATNSPVGKAWKATATRKLTIIFKNMEECIDEKVYQAETDNLPAAFIDGSVNGGERPGGSSLTFHEHTPGQHVEIRAAYIGTTISVRQAAGRLSFSIRMAEEVASSFTEEQDLQLCVFGCPAAQRIPRSHGWPRLGNITREKARLLCRKKLPVEDAYFQSCVFDVVTSSNADLTQPAHDALEDGKAFLLDAQKLHIFQNEGASFLHGSSLWLLAPVISWLQLRF